One segment of Daphnia magna isolate NIES linkage group LG2, ASM2063170v1.1, whole genome shotgun sequence DNA contains the following:
- the LOC116916770 gene encoding LOW QUALITY PROTEIN: adhesive plaque matrix protein (The sequence of the model RefSeq protein was modified relative to this genomic sequence to represent the inferred CDS: deleted 1 base in 1 codon), with the protein MKVFIIVALMAVVSAQGPYKPSSNSVAPYKSEYPSYKPGYPAPAYKPAYPTPSYKPDFPSPKPEYPAPTYKSEYPSPAYKPAYPSKSYDYPPMPYKFEWAVKDDYTTNDYAHEETSDDKGQVTGSYRTLLPDGRTQVVNYKADDYTGYIADVKYEGEAKYPTEYKPAYKAAYPEPAYKPAYSEQGYKPAYPQPAYPAPAYKPAYPTAKYPAYPAPIYPARY; encoded by the exons ATGAAG GTTTTTATCATCGTCGCATTGATGGCTGTTGTCTCAGCCCAAGGACCTTACAAGCCATCCTCTAATTCGGTGGCTCCGTACAAATCTGAATACCCGTCTTATAAACCTGGATATCCTGCTCCGGCTTACAAACCTGCCTACCCTACGCCAAGCTACAAACCAGACTTTCCTTCCCCCAAACCTGAATACCCAGCACCAACTTACAAGTCTGAATACCCTTCTCCAGCTTACAAACCGGCCTACCCATCAAAGAGCTACGACTAC CCCCCAATGCCGTACAAGTTCGAATGGGCCGTTAAGGACGATTACACT ACCAACGATTACGCCCATGAAGAGACCAGTGATGACAAGGGTCAAGTAACCGGCTCTTACCGTACTCTCCTTCCTGATGGTCGTACTCAAGTGGTCAACTACAAAGCGGATGACTACACTGGATACATAGCTGATGTCAAGTACGAGGGAGAAGCCAAGTACCCCACTGAATATAAACCAGCTTACAAGGCTGCCTACCCCGAGCCAGCGTACAAGCCAGCCTACTCCGAGCAAGGATACAAGCCTGCCTACCCTCAACCTGCGTACCCTGCTCCAGCATACAAACCCGCCTACCCAACAGCCAAGTATCCAGCCTACCCAGCTCCTATATACCCAGCCAGATATTAG